One window of Podarcis raffonei isolate rPodRaf1 chromosome 15, rPodRaf1.pri, whole genome shotgun sequence genomic DNA carries:
- the IFT20 gene encoding intraflagellar transport protein 20 homolog has translation MAKDILGEAGFHFDELNKLRVLDPEVSQQTIELKEECKVFVDKIAEFKKIVGSLIELVDQLAKATENEKIKAIGARNLLKSIAKQREAQQQQLQALIAEKTTQLERYRIEYQTLCKIEADQNEFIDQFIFQK, from the exons ATGGCCAAAGATATCCTAGGCGAAGCAGGCTTTCACTTTGACGAACTGAACAAACTGAGGGTTTTGGACCCGGAGGTGTCCCAGCAAACGATTGAGCTGAAAGAAGAATGCAAAGTATTTGTAGACA AAATTGCAGAATTTAAGAAAATAGTGGGCAGCCTCATCGAACTTGTAGATCAGCTAGCAAAAGCAACCGAAAACGAGAAGATTAAG GCAATTGGCGCCCGCAACTTGCTGAAGTCCATAGCGAAGCAAAGagaagcccagcagcagcagcttcaggcGCTGATAGCCGAGAAGACAACACAGCTGGAAAG GTACCGCATCGAATATCAAACGCTGTGTAAAATAGAAGCAGACCAGAATGAATTCATCGACCAATTCATTTTCCagaagtag